One genomic window of Candidatus Kuenenia stuttgartiensis includes the following:
- the rplN gene encoding 50S ribosomal protein L14 — translation MIMEQTSLDVADNSGAKKAKCIKVLGGSRRKYATVGDVIVVAVKKSIHGGVVKKGDVCKGVIVRTRNNVRREDGSYLKFDKNAIVIIDNDGNPRGTRIFGAVARELRQKNFMKIISLAAEVV, via the coding sequence ATGATAATGGAACAAACTAGTTTAGACGTCGCGGACAACAGCGGGGCGAAAAAGGCAAAATGTATAAAAGTTCTCGGTGGTTCTCGGCGAAAATATGCAACGGTAGGCGATGTAATCGTAGTAGCTGTAAAAAAATCTATTCATGGAGGAGTAGTTAAAAAAGGCGACGTTTGCAAAGGCGTTATTGTTAGGACACGGAATAATGTGCGTCGGGAAGATGGGTCCTATTTGAAATTTGATAAGAACGCAATTGTTATAATCGACAACGATGGTAACCCAAGAGGGACTAGAATATTTGGTGCAGTGGCAAGAGAATTAAGGCAAAAAAACTTTATGAAAATAATTTCCTTGGCTGCAGAAGTAGTTTAA
- the rplP gene encoding 50S ribosomal protein L16 yields MRLMPKRVKFRKSQRGKIKGNATRGNAVSFGEFGLQALEPGWITAQQIEAGRISAAHSMPKESKLTIRIFPHKSVTSTPIETRMGKGKGEPEFWVAVVRPGTILYEIGGVNEEGARETFCRIAHKMPVKVRLVRRRRAF; encoded by the coding sequence ATGAGGTTAATGCCTAAGAGGGTAAAGTTCAGGAAATCGCAGCGTGGAAAAATTAAAGGAAATGCCACACGAGGAAACGCTGTATCTTTTGGAGAATTTGGCTTACAAGCTTTGGAGCCTGGATGGATCACGGCTCAACAAATTGAAGCAGGAAGAATTTCTGCAGCACATAGTATGCCAAAAGAAAGCAAGCTTACGATAAGGATATTTCCTCATAAGTCAGTGACGTCAACACCAATTGAAACTCGTATGGGTAAAGGCAAGGGGGAACCGGAGTTTTGGGTTGCTGTTGTGAGGCCAGGAACTATTTTGTATGAGATCGGCGGTGTAAATGAAGAGGGAGCTCGTGAAACTTTTTGCAGAATAGCGCATAAAATGCCTGTAAAAGTCAGACTAGTGCGAAGGAGACGTGCGTTTTGA
- the rplO gene encoding 50S ribosomal protein L15 → MNLFDLNAVPIKRKRKKRVGRGIGSGWGKTAGRGAKGASSRSGFSMKKLFEGGQTPLFRRLPKRGFNNIFKKEYNIVNLKDIAHFGSGDIVTIAILKESGIIKKIGVGVKVLGEGELKNSITVEAHKFSKVAMKKIKAAGGEAKIIS, encoded by the coding sequence ATGAATCTTTTTGATTTAAATGCGGTTCCAATAAAGAGGAAACGTAAGAAAAGGGTAGGGCGAGGAATTGGGTCCGGTTGGGGAAAAACTGCAGGTCGTGGAGCAAAAGGAGCTTCTTCGAGATCTGGCTTCAGCATGAAAAAATTGTTTGAGGGTGGACAAACACCTCTTTTCCGCCGATTACCAAAACGTGGTTTCAACAACATATTTAAAAAAGAATATAACATTGTAAATTTAAAGGACATTGCACATTTTGGCAGTGGTGATATAGTAACGATTGCTATACTGAAGGAATCTGGGATAATTAAAAAAATAGGTGTAGGAGTGAAGGTGTTGGGTGAGGGCGAGTTAAAAAATTCAATTACAGTTGAAGCGCACAAATTTAGCAAAGTCGCAATGAAAAAGATTAAAGCGGCAGGCGGAGAGGCTAAAATAATTTCATGA
- the rpsH gene encoding 30S ribosomal protein S8, translating to MCMTDPISDMLTRIRNANMIRRDCVDIPASKIKQEILKIMKNEGYIEEYKEIPDNKQGIIRVYLKYGALKQKVINNLVRESKSSRRVYKSAKDVEKVCGGFGSAIYSTSKGILCDKECRRLKIGGELICTVS from the coding sequence ATGTGCATGACAGATCCAATTTCAGACATGCTTACACGAATAAGAAATGCTAATATGATTCGTAGGGATTGCGTTGATATTCCTGCTTCTAAAATTAAGCAGGAGATATTAAAGATTATGAAAAATGAGGGTTATATTGAAGAATATAAAGAAATTCCTGATAATAAACAAGGGATCATCAGGGTTTATTTAAAATATGGAGCGTTGAAGCAGAAGGTTATTAACAATCTCGTAAGAGAGAGTAAGTCAAGCAGAAGGGTTTACAAAAGTGCCAAAGATGTAGAAAAGGTTTGCGGAGGTTTCGGGTCTGCGATATATTCTACGTCGAAAGGGATATTGTGCGACAAGGAGTGTCGAAGGTTAAAAATTGGCGGTGAACTTATTTGTACAGTGTCTTAA
- the map gene encoding type I methionyl aminopeptidase, giving the protein MIVRKSPREIEIMRSAGKITAEALRLARELTKIGITTDYLNEEIEKFIISKDAVPVFKGYRGFPKSICTSINEEVVHGIPSQRRLDEGDILSIDVGVRYRKYVADAALTIPVGIISEEAERLLDVCEKSLYLAISVIKSHEKLSLISRTIQEFVEENGYSVVRDYTGHGIGRSMHEDPQVPNFVSKSLLEYDEILMPGVTIAIEPMICVGKPGTKVLNNRWVVVTKDGELSAHFEHTVVVTENGAEILTL; this is encoded by the coding sequence GTGATAGTGCGCAAATCTCCACGTGAAATAGAAATAATGCGAAGTGCTGGAAAGATAACGGCAGAAGCGCTAAGACTGGCGAGAGAACTCACTAAAATAGGTATAACAACAGATTATTTAAATGAAGAAATAGAGAAATTCATTATAAGTAAAGATGCGGTACCTGTTTTTAAAGGCTATAGAGGGTTCCCTAAGAGCATATGCACTTCAATAAATGAAGAAGTTGTTCATGGTATACCTAGCCAAAGAAGATTAGACGAAGGTGATATTTTAAGCATAGATGTTGGTGTCCGTTATCGTAAATATGTTGCAGATGCTGCACTGACAATACCCGTTGGGATTATTTCTGAGGAAGCTGAAAGACTTTTAGATGTGTGTGAAAAATCGTTATATTTGGCCATAAGTGTGATCAAGTCACATGAAAAGTTGTCATTGATTTCGCGAACAATACAAGAGTTTGTTGAGGAAAACGGTTATTCAGTTGTAAGAGATTATACTGGTCACGGCATTGGTAGAAGCATGCATGAAGATCCACAAGTACCTAATTTTGTTAGTAAGTCGCTTTTAGAATATGATGAAATATTAATGCCTGGCGTGACTATTGCAATAGAGCCTATGATTTGTGTTGGAAAGCCAGGTACGAAGGTGTTGAATAATAGGTGGGTCGTCGTGACAAAAGATGGAGAATTATCAGCCCATTTTGAACATACGGTCGTAGTTACGGAAAATGGGGCTGAAATTCTAACGCTGTAG
- the rplE gene encoding 50S ribosomal protein L5 has product MARLLKKYKEETVPHLIERFSLRNKYSVPKIQKVVINMGVGKAIDNKNFLEEAIGHLTTISGQKPAVTVARKSVAGFKLREGQAIGCKVTLRGKRMFEFIDRFISIVLPRIKDFRGISVKSFDGRGNYTLGLTEQTVFPEVNIDKITTIQGMDVTFVISGKSDEYSHELLKSLGMPFRSE; this is encoded by the coding sequence ATGGCAAGGTTATTAAAAAAATATAAAGAAGAAACCGTTCCTCATTTAATAGAGAGGTTTTCATTAAGAAACAAATATTCAGTACCCAAAATACAAAAAGTTGTAATCAATATGGGTGTTGGAAAGGCAATTGACAATAAAAATTTTCTTGAAGAAGCTATAGGGCATCTGACAACAATAAGTGGCCAAAAGCCGGCTGTTACTGTCGCAAGAAAATCAGTTGCTGGTTTTAAATTAAGAGAAGGCCAGGCGATTGGTTGTAAAGTTACCCTACGTGGGAAAAGAATGTTTGAATTTATTGATCGTTTTATCAGCATCGTTTTACCACGAATAAAAGATTTTCGTGGAATATCTGTGAAATCTTTTGATGGAAGAGGAAATTACACATTAGGTCTCACAGAACAGACAGTTTTTCCTGAAGTGAATATTGATAAAATTACAACTATACAGGGCATGGATGTTACATTCGTTATTAGTGGCAAGTCAGATGAATATTCTCATGAATTGCTAAAGTCATTGGGAATGCCTTTTAGGTCTGAATAA
- the infA gene encoding translation initiation factor IF-1, translating into MAKEEPIRVEAVVKESLPNAMFRVELQNGHKILAHVSGKMRMHFIKILPGDKVTVEMSPYDLDKGRIIYRQV; encoded by the coding sequence ATGGCAAAAGAAGAACCGATTCGTGTGGAAGCAGTTGTAAAGGAATCTCTTCCCAATGCAATGTTTAGGGTAGAGTTGCAAAATGGACATAAGATACTTGCGCATGTTTCTGGTAAAATGCGCATGCACTTTATTAAAATATTGCCTGGTGATAAAGTGACTGTTGAGATGTCTCCATATGATCTTGATAAAGGTAGGATAATTTATAGGCAAGTTTAA
- the rplV gene encoding 50S ribosomal protein L22 — protein MDYRSCHRYAKISPRKARYVIDLIRGKSVNDALRTLRLTHKRASYMIDKVIRAALAAANENVSADVEALYVKHALVDGGPSRKWFRPRPRGMSSRILKRTSHITVVLAEKAKR, from the coding sequence ATGGATTATAGATCATGTCATAGGTACGCAAAAATCTCACCGAGAAAGGCTCGTTATGTTATTGATCTTATTAGAGGAAAATCAGTTAATGACGCTTTGAGAACTTTGAGACTGACGCATAAGCGTGCATCTTACATGATAGATAAAGTCATCAGGGCTGCGTTAGCTGCGGCAAACGAGAATGTCTCTGCGGATGTTGAAGCGTTGTATGTTAAACATGCCTTAGTTGATGGTGGTCCAAGCAGGAAGTGGTTTCGTCCAAGACCTCGAGGGATGTCCTCGAGAATTTTAAAACGTACAAGTCATATTACAGTCGTTTTGGCTGAAAAGGCTAAAAGATAA
- the rpmJ gene encoding 50S ribosomal protein L36: MKVRTSVKRICENCKIIRRKNVVRVICLNPRHKQRQG, translated from the coding sequence ATGAAAGTTAGAACTTCGGTGAAGAGAATTTGCGAAAACTGTAAAATAATAAGAAGAAAAAATGTAGTTCGTGTAATTTGTTTGAATCCTCGGCACAAGCAGAGGCAAGGATAG
- the rpsQ gene encoding 30S ribosomal protein S17, translating into MQTATEKRSRRRKYVGNVIKTKMNKTITVEIMRLVKHPKYGKYIKKSTVYKAHDEEKSANVGDKVEIAECRPISKTKFTRFIRIIEKAKD; encoded by the coding sequence ATGCAAACTGCAACTGAAAAAAGAAGTAGGCGAAGAAAGTATGTTGGGAATGTCATAAAGACAAAAATGAATAAGACAATAACTGTAGAGATAATGCGCCTTGTAAAACATCCCAAGTATGGAAAGTATATAAAAAAATCTACTGTTTACAAAGCTCATGATGAAGAAAAAAGCGCAAATGTTGGGGACAAGGTAGAGATAGCCGAATGTCGACCCATTAGTAAAACAAAATTTACAAGATTTATTCGTATTATTGAGAAGGCAAAAGATTGA
- the rpsS gene encoding 30S ribosomal protein S19, translated as MSRSIKKGPYVDKKLLEKVMKQKESGVHESLRTWARSCTIIPEFVSHTFMIHNGKVFNKLFVTDDMVGHKLGEFSLTRTFRSHSGKKK; from the coding sequence ATGAGTCGCTCTATAAAAAAAGGACCATATGTTGATAAGAAGTTGTTAGAAAAAGTAATGAAGCAAAAAGAATCAGGTGTGCATGAATCTTTACGTACTTGGGCAAGAAGCTGCACCATAATACCTGAATTTGTGTCACACACCTTTATGATTCACAATGGTAAAGTATTTAATAAGCTATTTGTTACCGATGATATGGTAGGGCATAAGTTAGGTGAGTTTTCGCTTACAAGAACTTTTCGGTCTCATAGTGGCAAAAAGAAATAG
- a CDS encoding adenylate kinase, which translates to MRIVFLGPPGAGKGTQAETISKIENIPHISSGNLLREAIEAGTETGAKARFYIEKGILVPDQVVVGIVVDRILKHDCENGFVLDGFPRTLSQAKVLDEMLKTLGDSLDIVFYFIVSEQTVIDRLSGRMICSVCGANYHIKLVPPLKNGICDKCGGKLLQRADDKPETIIERLKVYREQTADLVEYYKKNKILREIISDLRIEVISKTIADIINQECKKQKKTMAG; encoded by the coding sequence ATGAGGATCGTATTTTTAGGTCCTCCAGGTGCAGGTAAAGGAACTCAAGCGGAAACAATTAGTAAGATTGAGAATATTCCTCATATTTCTTCAGGGAATTTATTACGCGAAGCTATTGAGGCCGGAACTGAGACAGGTGCTAAGGCTCGTTTTTATATAGAGAAAGGCATATTAGTACCAGATCAAGTTGTTGTGGGAATTGTTGTAGATAGAATTTTAAAGCATGATTGTGAAAATGGTTTTGTTTTGGATGGTTTTCCAAGGACACTTTCTCAAGCAAAAGTGCTTGACGAAATGTTAAAAACACTTGGAGATAGTCTTGACATTGTTTTTTATTTTATTGTCTCTGAGCAGACGGTTATTGATAGATTGTCTGGTAGGATGATTTGTAGTGTGTGCGGTGCGAATTATCACATAAAATTAGTGCCACCGCTAAAAAATGGTATTTGTGATAAGTGTGGCGGGAAATTACTTCAAAGGGCCGATGATAAACCAGAAACAATTATAGAAAGACTTAAAGTTTATCGTGAACAAACGGCAGACCTAGTTGAATATTATAAGAAAAATAAGATATTAAGGGAAATAATTAGTGACTTGAGAATAGAAGTGATCTCAAAGACTATCGCTGATATCATAAATCAAGAGTGCAAGAAGCAAAAAAAGACAATGGCCGGGTAA
- the rplB gene encoding 50S ribosomal protein L2 produces the protein MGIIYYKPVTPGRRFASVSDFSEITKTKPERSLIRPLKKTGGRNSEGKITAGNVGGGSRRQYRNIDFKRRKDGIPAKVASIEYDPNRSARIALLNYVDGEKRYILAPEKLKVGQFVKSGEKVDPDIGNTMPLNNIPLGMDLHNIELRAGQGGKIVRSAGSVARLLAKEGGYAHITLPSGEVRKVHGSCRATIGQLGNTDHSNIRLGKAGRNRWKGRRPHVRGVAKNPVAHPMGGGEGRSGGGRHPCSKTGLLAKGGKTRKKRAVSSRFIIRRRKVGARGNL, from the coding sequence ATGGGTATTATATATTACAAACCCGTAACTCCGGGAAGAAGATTTGCCAGTGTTTCAGATTTTTCAGAAATAACGAAAACAAAGCCGGAAAGATCTTTGATTCGGCCTCTTAAAAAAACCGGTGGTAGAAATTCTGAAGGGAAAATTACGGCTGGGAATGTTGGTGGAGGCAGTAGGAGACAATATAGAAATATTGATTTTAAGCGGAGAAAGGATGGTATTCCAGCAAAGGTTGCCAGTATTGAGTATGATCCTAATAGATCCGCTCGTATTGCTTTACTTAATTATGTCGATGGAGAAAAAAGATACATTTTGGCTCCAGAGAAATTGAAGGTCGGTCAGTTTGTGAAATCGGGTGAAAAGGTAGATCCTGACATTGGCAATACTATGCCACTTAACAATATACCTTTGGGTATGGATCTGCACAATATTGAGTTGCGTGCTGGGCAAGGAGGTAAGATAGTTCGGTCTGCAGGTAGTGTTGCAAGATTGCTGGCAAAAGAAGGTGGATATGCTCACATAACACTCCCCTCTGGTGAAGTCCGGAAAGTTCACGGTAGTTGCAGGGCCACAATTGGACAACTGGGTAATACTGATCATAGTAATATACGTTTAGGAAAAGCAGGTAGAAATAGATGGAAAGGGAGAAGGCCTCACGTAAGAGGAGTTGCAAAAAATCCCGTAGCACATCCGATGGGAGGTGGTGAAGGAAGAAGCGGGGGTGGTAGGCACCCTTGCTCAAAGACTGGCTTGCTTGCTAAGGGTGGAAAAACAAGGAAAAAGAGAGCTGTAAGTAGCAGATTTATAATTAGAAGAAGGAAAGTTGGGGCTAGAGGTAATTTGTAA
- a CDS encoding type Z 30S ribosomal protein S14, translated as MARKCLIEKANRDPKYKTRKYNRCKLCGRRRAYYRKFQTCRICFRMLSLKGEIPGVKKASW; from the coding sequence ATGGCAAGGAAGTGTTTAATAGAAAAAGCTAATAGGGATCCTAAATACAAAACTAGAAAATATAATAGGTGTAAATTATGCGGGAGAAGGCGAGCCTATTATCGTAAATTTCAAACATGCAGGATCTGTTTTAGAATGCTCTCGTTAAAAGGTGAGATACCTGGTGTTAAAAAAGCAAGTTGGTAA
- the rplR gene encoding 50S ribosomal protein L18, with translation MDPIKEKRRKRAGRHKRIRKKVIGSCERPRLSVYRSLKNIYCQIIDDNEGKTLVAISTLTPDVRASIVYGGNIKAAEIVGEKLAEQAIKKGITKVVFDKGGYAYHGRVKALAESARKNSLNF, from the coding sequence ATGGATCCAATTAAAGAAAAAAGAAGAAAAAGAGCAGGGCGACATAAAAGAATCAGAAAGAAAGTGATAGGCAGTTGCGAAAGACCACGTTTGAGCGTTTATCGAAGTCTGAAGAATATTTATTGTCAGATTATTGATGATAATGAGGGCAAGACACTAGTTGCAATTTCTACTTTAACGCCAGATGTTAGAGCAAGTATCGTATATGGTGGCAACATAAAGGCGGCGGAGATCGTTGGTGAAAAACTGGCAGAACAGGCTATAAAGAAAGGTATTACAAAAGTAGTTTTTGATAAAGGTGGATATGCTTATCATGGAAGGGTTAAGGCTTTAGCGGAAAGTGCCAGAAAGAATAGTTTAAATTTTTAA
- the secY gene encoding preprotein translocase subunit SecY, translating to MIEQFGNVFRIPELRKKVLITLGLIALCRVGVYLPIPGIDTTVLKSYFNQFSQSGIGQLLGMVDMFAGGAMSSGAIFGLGVMPYISASIIFQLLVGVVPYLERLQKEGEVGRKKINQYTRIATVGLCLFQAFVMTRTLYTVEFNGVPVIPVYLQGVSFQLMAAILLTTGTMILMWIGEQIEEHGIGSGISIVIMVGIIERLPWAFNQIVQNFTFSVAPAEHQIGIVKLLILLGMFFAIVGGVVYITQGQRRIPIQQAKHTRGRRVYGGQRHFLPLRVNQAGVMPIIFAQSLLIFPAAIMQGIQIRFEPGSVGYWITSRLSGILQEGVLYVMLYILLITFFCYFWTAIQFNPREMSNNMKDYGSFIPGIRPGHRTAEYLESIMGKITLAGAAFLSLIAILPKLVAGGFELNRAIAGFYGGTGLLIIVGVALDMVQRIESHMIMRQYSGFLSGGTRIRGRMG from the coding sequence ATGATTGAACAATTTGGAAATGTTTTTCGCATACCTGAGTTACGTAAAAAAGTTCTAATCACACTTGGTTTAATAGCATTGTGTCGGGTAGGTGTTTATTTACCCATACCCGGTATCGATACTACTGTATTAAAATCGTATTTTAATCAGTTTTCACAGTCCGGAATTGGGCAATTATTAGGAATGGTAGACATGTTTGCAGGCGGTGCCATGTCTTCCGGTGCTATTTTTGGACTAGGAGTGATGCCTTACATCAGTGCCTCTATCATCTTTCAGTTGTTAGTTGGTGTGGTTCCTTATTTAGAACGGCTACAGAAAGAGGGTGAGGTAGGCAGGAAGAAAATTAATCAATATACACGGATTGCAACCGTAGGTTTGTGTCTTTTCCAAGCTTTTGTGATGACGAGAACACTTTACACTGTCGAGTTTAATGGAGTTCCAGTTATACCAGTATATTTACAGGGCGTTAGTTTTCAGTTAATGGCGGCAATTTTACTAACAACTGGCACTATGATCTTGATGTGGATCGGGGAGCAGATAGAAGAGCACGGGATCGGTAGTGGTATATCGATAGTTATTATGGTTGGGATTATTGAGCGCCTGCCTTGGGCTTTTAACCAAATAGTACAGAACTTTACATTTTCTGTAGCTCCGGCAGAACATCAGATTGGAATCGTTAAACTTTTAATATTGTTGGGTATGTTTTTCGCCATTGTAGGTGGTGTTGTCTATATAACGCAAGGGCAAAGGCGTATTCCTATACAACAAGCTAAGCATACGCGTGGTAGGAGGGTGTACGGTGGACAAAGACACTTCTTACCGCTAAGAGTGAATCAAGCTGGCGTGATGCCAATAATATTTGCGCAATCATTGTTGATTTTCCCTGCTGCAATCATGCAAGGTATACAGATACGGTTTGAACCCGGGAGCGTTGGTTATTGGATAACCTCGCGCTTATCGGGTATTTTGCAAGAAGGTGTTTTATACGTTATGTTGTATATTTTACTAATTACTTTTTTTTGTTATTTTTGGACGGCTATCCAATTTAACCCAAGAGAAATGTCCAATAATATGAAAGATTATGGCAGCTTTATTCCCGGGATTAGACCGGGGCATAGAACTGCAGAATATCTTGAGAGTATTATGGGCAAGATAACACTTGCAGGTGCTGCCTTTTTATCTTTAATTGCTATTCTTCCGAAGTTGGTAGCAGGAGGCTTTGAACTTAACAGGGCTATTGCTGGATTTTATGGAGGCACTGGATTACTGATAATTGTTGGTGTTGCATTGGATATGGTGCAAAGAATCGAATCGCATATGATAATGAGGCAATATAGTGGCTTTCTTAGCGGTGGTACACGAATTAGAGGTAGGATGGGATGA
- the rplF gene encoding 50S ribosomal protein L6: MSRIGKQPVKVPSDVKVAINNKAIEIKGLKGTLNLTVHPSIDVEYALGSQQIIVKRSSDEKRFKALHGLTRALLANMMIGIMRGFSKDIEIVGLGYNAKIQGNTLVLSLGFSHPVHMEIPKDIKVEVKNPTNPAKLTISGTDKQLVGQFSAMIKAKKPSEPYKGMGVKYAGEVIRRKAGKAMSSGG, encoded by the coding sequence ATGTCAAGAATAGGGAAGCAACCTGTTAAGGTTCCGAGTGATGTAAAAGTTGCAATAAATAATAAAGCTATTGAGATAAAAGGGCTTAAGGGTACCTTAAATTTAACCGTTCATCCGAGCATTGATGTTGAATACGCACTAGGTAGTCAACAGATTATTGTGAAGAGAAGCTCGGATGAAAAGCGATTTAAAGCACTGCACGGTTTAACTAGGGCATTGCTCGCAAATATGATGATAGGTATTATGCGTGGGTTTTCTAAAGATATTGAGATTGTGGGATTAGGATATAATGCTAAAATACAAGGCAATACGTTAGTTTTATCGCTGGGTTTTTCTCATCCTGTACATATGGAGATACCGAAAGATATTAAAGTTGAGGTTAAAAATCCAACAAACCCCGCTAAATTGACGATTTCTGGTACTGACAAACAATTGGTAGGTCAGTTTTCTGCAATGATAAAAGCTAAAAAGCCTTCTGAACCTTATAAGGGCATGGGTGTGAAGTATGCCGGAGAAGTAATAAGAAGAAAGGCTGGTAAGGCTATGTCTTCCGGTGGATAA
- the rpsE gene encoding 30S ribosomal protein S5, with translation MAQPEQPINLEETVVKINRCTTVTKGGKSMSFSSLVVVGNKAGSVGIGFGKAREVPNAVNKAVKEAKKQLFKINLKGDTIPHEIMGRYKAARVFMKPASPGTGIKAGAPARAVLEYVGVRNILTKCYGKRNPLNVVKATLNGLRSLKTKEEVEELRGVRIE, from the coding sequence TTGGCGCAACCAGAACAACCGATTAATCTAGAAGAAACAGTTGTAAAAATTAACCGATGTACGACTGTAACCAAGGGTGGAAAGTCGATGAGCTTTAGTTCTCTTGTTGTTGTTGGAAATAAGGCGGGGAGTGTCGGTATCGGCTTTGGAAAAGCGCGTGAGGTACCAAACGCGGTAAATAAGGCCGTCAAGGAAGCGAAAAAACAGCTATTTAAAATAAATTTAAAGGGCGACACGATACCACACGAGATAATGGGACGTTACAAGGCTGCCAGAGTATTCATGAAGCCCGCTTCACCAGGTACAGGTATTAAAGCTGGTGCGCCTGCAAGAGCAGTTCTGGAATATGTGGGAGTAAGAAATATCTTGACTAAATGTTATGGCAAAAGGAATCCACTTAATGTCGTTAAGGCTACATTAAACGGTTTGAGATCCCTAAAAACAAAAGAAGAAGTTGAAGAACTACGGGGAGTAAGGATAGAATGA
- the rpsC gene encoding 30S ribosomal protein S3, protein MGQKVCPIGFRLGITQGWKSVWYADKKSFGSLLVEDFKIRKLIKKNYGFGGIPFVEIERTRQEAKITLHTARPGLIIGRKGAEVDKLKDELQKYIGRVVVVKIKEINKPETYAQLVSENVAEQLERRASFRRAMKKAMEASLNAGVKGMRIQVSGRLGGAEIARTEKITHGSVPLHTLRADIDYGFAEAKTTYGVIGVKVWLYKGLTSSKGEDANEVNA, encoded by the coding sequence ATGGGACAGAAGGTTTGTCCAATTGGTTTTCGGCTGGGAATAACGCAAGGGTGGAAATCTGTCTGGTATGCTGACAAGAAATCTTTTGGTTCTTTGCTAGTTGAGGATTTCAAGATACGCAAGCTAATTAAAAAAAATTATGGTTTTGGCGGAATACCATTTGTTGAAATAGAAAGAACCCGGCAAGAGGCTAAGATAACTCTTCATACCGCGCGCCCTGGACTAATAATTGGCAGGAAGGGTGCGGAAGTCGATAAGCTTAAAGATGAATTACAGAAATATATTGGACGTGTTGTTGTTGTAAAGATAAAAGAAATAAATAAACCCGAAACTTATGCGCAGCTAGTAAGCGAAAATGTGGCAGAGCAATTGGAAAGACGCGCTTCTTTTCGAAGGGCTATGAAAAAAGCGATGGAGGCATCACTTAATGCAGGTGTTAAAGGTATGAGAATTCAGGTTTCGGGAAGGTTAGGTGGCGCAGAGATTGCGAGGACAGAGAAGATTACTCACGGAAGTGTTCCGTTACACACCCTCAGAGCGGACATAGATTATGGTTTTGCCGAAGCTAAAACTACTTACGGTGTAATTGGCGTTAAGGTATGGTTGTATAAAGGTCTTACAAGTTCAAAAGGGGAGGATGCAAATGAGGTTAATGCCTAA
- the rpmC gene encoding 50S ribosomal protein L29: MKITEIRVKSRLEIAEEAESTRRELLNLKFQWQSGETGNTAQRKFIKKKIARLKTVLREIDLGINKNLVSGG, from the coding sequence TTGAAGATTACTGAGATAAGAGTTAAATCGCGCCTGGAAATTGCAGAAGAAGCAGAGTCAACAAGAAGAGAACTTTTGAATCTCAAATTTCAATGGCAATCGGGGGAAACGGGTAATACTGCACAGCGGAAATTTATCAAAAAGAAAATTGCCCGACTAAAAACCGTATTGCGGGAGATTGATTTAGGAATTAATAAAAATCTAGTTTCAGGAGGGTAG
- the rplX gene encoding 50S ribosomal protein L24, giving the protein MHIRKNDIVAVVAGNEAGKTGKIMKILPEKNRVVIKGVKVIYKHVKPSQKNPQGGRIQKETSISAANVLPVCQNRSCKRNGLGVRIKKKVLENGAKLRTCVYCDVEISSDE; this is encoded by the coding sequence ATGCATATTCGCAAGAATGATATAGTGGCAGTAGTTGCTGGAAATGAGGCGGGAAAAACTGGGAAAATAATGAAAATATTACCAGAAAAAAATCGTGTGGTAATAAAAGGGGTAAAGGTAATATATAAGCATGTTAAGCCCAGCCAGAAAAATCCACAAGGCGGTAGGATTCAGAAAGAGACTTCAATATCAGCTGCAAATGTTTTGCCTGTTTGTCAGAACAGAAGTTGCAAAAGGAATGGATTAGGGGTACGAATAAAAAAGAAGGTTTTGGAAAATGGCGCTAAATTGCGTACGTGTGTTTATTGTGACGTAGAAATATCATCGGATGAATGA